A stretch of Calditrichota bacterium DNA encodes these proteins:
- the lon gene encoding endopeptidase La, with protein sequence MPRKRIVKSEPEETTRQQPPARVPVLPLRDMIFLPGMVMPLVVGRAGTMRAVEEAMAGDRFIALIAQRDTQTETPGGADLYRVGVIGRVAQLMKLPNGLAKVLIEGLQRIRVNRYYQESQAIYAALTILNDEVNLTPPIEAAMRHLGSQFKEFIQLSRHLPDELASTVDQIDAPRRLADFVVMQLNRTSKEKQKFLEIDSVYDLLVLLAAEVHHEIEILNLEQNIEGKVKDKISKSQRNYYLQEQLRAIKKELGEDGEDDLSDVLEYKRLVKRARMPKDARLKAEEEIKRLEVTPMLSPEATVIRTYLDWLIGVPWHKTTEDNRDIAAANEILDADHYGLEKPKERILEHLSVLARSEGRLRGPILCLIGPPGVGKTSLGKSVARALGRNFVRVSLGGVRDEAEIRGHRRTYIGALPGRIVQSMKKAGSMNPVFLLDEIDKMSTDFRGDPSSALLEVLDPEQNRAFSDHYLEVDYDLSQVLFITTANTRDAIPWPLLDRMETIALPGYLHQEKFEIARRFLIGKQMLECGLKEGEVHLTDAALNTIIERYTREAGVRELERSIAKVMRKATRELLEGVKPKSKGKRQKTDRDSGVERLVVDVKVVTRYLGVPPYEDREIEGTPRIGAAVGLAWTPTGGDIMTIEAESMRGKGTLTLTGMLGEVMQESARAALTAVRARANQIGFDSDLFLRQEIHVHIPEGAVPKDGPSAGITMAVALASILARRPVRGDIAMTGEITLRGDVLPIGGLREKLMAALRAGIRTVIIPSRNKRELSEVPEAVRKPLNIIPVSRFDEVIEHLLLPAEGRPTRSARSPAPTPSATVQ encoded by the coding sequence ATGCCCCGTAAGAGAATCGTCAAGTCTGAGCCCGAGGAAACAACCCGGCAACAGCCTCCGGCACGGGTGCCGGTCCTGCCGCTGCGCGATATGATCTTCCTGCCTGGAATGGTGATGCCGCTCGTCGTAGGACGGGCCGGCACAATGCGCGCGGTCGAGGAGGCGATGGCCGGGGATCGGTTCATCGCCCTTATCGCTCAACGCGACACCCAGACCGAGACCCCTGGAGGCGCCGATCTATACCGCGTCGGAGTCATTGGGCGGGTGGCTCAGTTGATGAAACTGCCCAACGGCCTCGCCAAGGTATTGATCGAAGGCCTCCAACGCATCCGCGTCAATCGCTACTATCAGGAAAGTCAGGCTATTTATGCCGCCCTTACCATCCTGAACGACGAGGTGAACCTGACGCCCCCCATCGAGGCTGCGATGCGGCATCTCGGAAGTCAATTCAAGGAGTTTATTCAACTCTCTCGCCATTTGCCGGATGAACTGGCTTCGACCGTCGATCAGATCGACGCCCCCCGCCGGCTGGCCGATTTCGTGGTGATGCAACTTAACCGGACGAGCAAGGAGAAGCAGAAATTCCTCGAGATCGACTCGGTTTATGACCTCCTCGTCCTGCTCGCGGCCGAAGTTCATCACGAAATCGAGATCCTAAACCTCGAACAGAACATCGAAGGCAAGGTCAAGGATAAGATCTCCAAGTCTCAGCGCAACTACTACCTGCAGGAACAACTCCGCGCCATCAAGAAGGAGTTGGGCGAAGATGGCGAGGACGACCTCTCCGATGTGCTCGAATATAAGCGGCTTGTAAAGCGTGCCCGAATGCCGAAGGATGCCCGGTTGAAGGCCGAAGAAGAGATTAAGCGGCTCGAAGTGACGCCGATGCTCTCCCCGGAGGCGACCGTCATTCGTACCTACCTCGATTGGCTGATAGGGGTCCCCTGGCATAAGACGACTGAAGACAACCGGGACATCGCCGCGGCCAATGAGATCTTGGACGCCGACCATTACGGACTTGAAAAGCCCAAGGAGCGCATCCTCGAGCATCTTTCAGTTCTAGCCCGGTCGGAAGGGCGTCTGCGCGGTCCGATCCTCTGCCTCATCGGGCCGCCCGGGGTAGGTAAAACCTCGCTTGGCAAGTCGGTTGCAAGGGCTTTGGGACGTAACTTCGTTCGCGTCTCGCTGGGAGGGGTGCGCGACGAGGCTGAGATTCGCGGTCACCGGCGCACCTACATCGGCGCGCTCCCGGGCCGGATCGTCCAGTCGATGAAGAAAGCCGGCTCTATGAACCCGGTCTTCCTCCTCGACGAAATCGACAAGATGTCCACCGACTTCAGGGGCGATCCCTCATCGGCGCTGCTCGAAGTACTCGACCCTGAACAGAATCGCGCCTTCAGCGACCACTACCTCGAGGTCGATTACGACTTGTCGCAAGTGCTCTTCATAACGACCGCCAACACCCGCGATGCGATTCCATGGCCGCTCCTCGACCGGATGGAGACGATTGCGCTACCGGGCTACCTGCATCAGGAGAAGTTCGAAATCGCGCGCCGTTTCCTTATCGGCAAGCAGATGTTGGAATGCGGCCTAAAGGAAGGTGAAGTGCACTTAACCGACGCCGCTCTAAACACCATCATAGAACGCTACACTCGCGAGGCCGGCGTTCGCGAACTGGAGCGCAGTATCGCGAAGGTGATGCGTAAGGCGACCCGGGAGTTGCTTGAAGGTGTGAAACCGAAGAGCAAAGGCAAGCGTCAGAAAACAGACCGCGACTCCGGTGTCGAGCGGTTAGTCGTCGATGTCAAGGTCGTCACGCGCTACCTTGGGGTCCCGCCCTATGAAGATCGTGAGATCGAAGGGACGCCTCGCATAGGCGCGGCGGTTGGCCTGGCCTGGACGCCGACCGGTGGCGATATTATGACCATCGAAGCGGAGTCTATGCGCGGTAAAGGGACGCTGACCCTGACCGGTATGCTGGGAGAAGTGATGCAGGAGTCGGCGCGAGCCGCGCTTACCGCTGTGCGCGCCCGCGCAAATCAGATCGGATTCGACTCCGACCTTTTCCTGCGCCAGGAGATTCACGTGCATATTCCGGAAGGAGCGGTTCCCAAGGACGGTCCTTCGGCCGGGATAACTATGGCGGTCGCATTGGCTTCCATACTGGCGCGCCGTCCGGTACGCGGTGATATTGCAATGACCGGCGAGATCACTCTGCGCGGCGACGTCCTGCCGATTGGGGGCTTGCGTGAGAAGTTGATGGCTGCGCTTCGCGCGGGAATCCGGACCGTGATCATTCCTTCACGCAACAAACGGGAACTGTCCGAAGTCCCGGAGGCGGTGCGCAAACCGCTCAATATCATACCGGTATCGCGCTTCGACGAGGTGATCGAGCACCTGTTGCTTCCGGCTGAGGGGCGTCCAACCCGGAGTGCCCGGTCTCCAGCGCCGACGCCGTCTGCCACCGTTCAGTAA
- a CDS encoding DinB family protein, translating into MDETKASGICFDLISQYRATLEMLRRAVETCPEELWDAPAYYNRFWRVAYHVLFYTDLYLSAEEASFRPWRGHIQDYQFLDSFPWPADGKPREGEPYPRDAILEYIDYMDKGMSDRIQSIDLASVVSGFDWLPFGKGELVLYNLRHLQHHTGQLIERIRQTTGCGVDWVGMGKRE; encoded by the coding sequence ATGGACGAAACGAAAGCCTCCGGCATCTGCTTCGACCTAATAAGCCAATACCGGGCAACGCTCGAAATGCTGCGACGTGCGGTCGAAACCTGTCCGGAGGAACTTTGGGACGCGCCGGCTTACTACAACCGATTCTGGCGGGTGGCTTATCATGTGCTCTTCTATACCGATCTCTACTTGAGCGCCGAAGAGGCATCGTTTCGCCCCTGGCGAGGCCATATCCAGGATTATCAATTTCTGGATTCGTTCCCCTGGCCGGCGGACGGGAAACCGCGGGAGGGCGAGCCTTACCCCAGGGACGCGATCCTGGAGTATATTGACTATATGGATAAGGGTATGAGCGATCGGATCCAAAGCATCGACCTCGCCTCTGTAGTCTCCGGCTTCGACTGGCTGCCGTTTGGCAAGGGCGAGTTAGTGCTCTACAATCTGCGTCATTTGCAACACCACACCGGTCAGTTGATCGAGCGCATCCGGCAGACGACCGGCTGCGGTGTCGATTGGGTAGGGATGGGGAAGAGGGAATAG
- a CDS encoding M42 family metallopeptidase, producing MELLKKLVEASGISGREERIRDIVVRELKPLVDDLRFDQMGNIIGFKTGTGKEPKGGRKKVMLAGHMDEIGFIVHHIDDNGYLRVQPLGGWDPRAMMAQRVTVLGKRDLTGLFGSKPIHILTEEERKKPLEVKDFFIDLGLPVEKVKELVEVGTPVTMQRQMVEVGNCYTSKTMDDRVGVYCMIEGVRKARKSPCDLYVVATVQEEVGLRGALAASSGIVPDVGIALDVTLANDVPGSPPQDYVSKLGDGTAIAILNGSHISNPRLFSRMVELAEKKKIKYQRDAMVKGGTDAGGIQRAPGGPAVITLSIPCRYVHTTVEMVHKDDVQATIDLLAAYLTDPGNMDYQLM from the coding sequence TTGGAACTTCTGAAAAAACTTGTCGAAGCCTCCGGCATTTCGGGTCGCGAGGAACGCATCCGCGATATCGTCGTCAGGGAATTGAAGCCTCTCGTCGATGACCTCCGCTTCGATCAGATGGGTAACATCATCGGCTTCAAGACCGGCACCGGCAAGGAGCCCAAAGGCGGGCGCAAGAAGGTGATGCTCGCCGGGCATATGGACGAAATCGGCTTCATCGTCCACCATATCGACGACAACGGCTACCTCCGCGTCCAACCGCTCGGCGGTTGGGACCCGCGAGCGATGATGGCGCAGCGCGTTACCGTCCTCGGCAAGCGCGACCTGACCGGCCTCTTCGGCTCGAAGCCGATCCACATCCTGACCGAAGAAGAGCGCAAGAAGCCGCTCGAAGTAAAGGACTTCTTCATCGACCTCGGCCTGCCGGTTGAGAAAGTGAAGGAACTGGTCGAAGTCGGCACTCCGGTAACAATGCAGCGCCAGATGGTCGAAGTCGGCAACTGCTACACCTCGAAGACGATGGACGACCGGGTCGGCGTCTATTGCATGATCGAAGGCGTCCGCAAGGCCAGGAAATCGCCCTGCGACCTCTATGTCGTCGCGACGGTGCAGGAAGAGGTCGGCCTCCGCGGAGCGCTTGCGGCATCGTCGGGCATCGTCCCCGATGTTGGCATCGCACTCGACGTCACGCTTGCCAATGACGTCCCCGGTTCGCCGCCGCAGGACTACGTCTCGAAGTTAGGCGACGGAACGGCAATCGCGATCCTGAACGGATCGCACATCTCAAATCCGCGCCTCTTCAGCCGGATGGTTGAACTGGCCGAAAAGAAGAAGATTAAGTATCAGCGCGACGCCATGGTGAAGGGCGGCACCGACGCCGGCGGAATCCAGCGCGCTCCGGGCGGACCGGCGGTGATCACTCTCTCGATCCCCTGCCGCTATGTCCATACGACGGTCGAAATGGTGCACAAGGACGACGTCCAGGCGACGATCGACCTCCTGGCTGCCTACCTCACCGACCCCGGC